The Myroides phaeus DNA segment AAATAGAAATGTATTCGAAAAGACTACTATAATTGAAGCACTTTCAACACTATAAAATGAAAAGTATAGATATAAAAAAAGCCTTGCGTTTGCAAGGCTTGATAAGTTGTGGGCGATGAGGGATTCGAACCCCCGACCCCCTCGGTGTAAACGAGGTGCTCTGAACCAACTGAGCTAATCGCCCAAATTATTGTAAAATAACTTGAGTTATTGTGGGCGATGAGGGATTCGAACCCCCGACCCCCTCGGTGTAAACGAGGTGCTCTGAACCAACTGAGCTAATCGCCCAAATTATTTATAAAATAATTTGCATTATTGTGGGCGATGAGGGATTCGAACCCCCGACCCCCTCGGTGTAAACGAGGTGCTCTGAACCAACTGAGCTAATCGCCCAAATTATTGTAAAATAATTTGTATTATTGTGGGCGATGAGGGATTCGAACCCCCGACCCCCTCGGTGTAAACGAGGTGCTCTGAACCAACTGAGCTAATCGCCCAAATTATCGTAAAATAATTTGCATTATTGTGGGCGATGAGGGATTCGAACCCCCGACCCCCTCGGTGTAAACGAGGTGCTCTGAACCAACTGAGCTAATCGCCCAAATTATTTTTTAATTTGGATATTTCAATATGTCAAGAAAAAGTTGTGGGCGATGAGGGATTCGAACCCCCGACCCCCTCGGTGTAAACGAGGTGCTCTGAACCAACTGAGCTAATCGCCCTTTTTCTTTTATGAACGTGTAATCGTTTGTTGATTACGGGTGCAAATATACGACCTCATTTTTATTACGCAAGTTTTTTATGCAACTTTTTATAAAATTTCTGCAACCACAAATGTGCTTCCCCCCACGTAAATCAAGTCTTCAGACGTTGCCACAGACTTAGCTTCTGCATAAGCATCTGGTATTGAACCACAAACCTTACCATAAAGTTTAAACTCCCCTGCTTTCGCCGCTAAAACCTCAGCATCTAAGCCTCGAGAATTATTTGGCTTTGCAAAAAAATATTTTGCCTCTTTTGGCAATAATGGCAAAATTGAATCTAAATCTTTGTCATTTACTACACCGAAAACAATGTACAATTGCTCAAACTTCTCTTGTTTTAGCTGATTCATTACAATTGTTAACCCGTGTGAATTGTGTGCAGTGTCTGTAATTATCTTAGGATTGCTTCCTAAAACCTGCCAACGACCTTGCAAATTTGTATTCTTTACAACATTTAAAAGTCCTCTTTCAATGTTTTCTTGTGTAATAGTATAGTGTTTTTGCAACAACTCGATGCTTTGAAGTACAGTTCGAATGTTTGACTTTTGATAATCCCCTTTCAAATCTGAAGTAAGCACATTGTTAGCATACGTTTCTTGTGCAAAATAAATAGGTGCATTAGATGTAGCAGCCTTTGCCACAAACACTGGTTTTGTTTCCTCTGTATATTCGCCAATTACAACAGGGGTATTTGGTTTTATGATCCCCGCCTTTTCTCCCGCAATAGCAGAAAGAGTACTTCCTAAAAATGCCGTGTGATCTTTTCCAATATTCGTAATTACAGAAACAAGGGGTTCTATAATATTGGTAGCATCTAATCTACCTCCCATTCCTACTTCTATTACAGCAATATCTACTTGTTCGTTTTTAAAATACTCGAAAGACATACCAACTGTCATTTCAAAAAAACTAAGCGATTCTTGCTCAAAAAAAGGTTTGTTTTTTGCTATAAAATCAACAACAAAAGCTTCTGAGATTTCCTCTCCATTAATTTTAATTCGTTCTCTAAAATCTTTTAAGTGCGGAGAAGTATATAATCCTACTTTATAACCCGCTTCTTGTAAAATTGAAGCAACCATGGAAGAAGTAGATCCCTTTCCATTAGTACCAGCTATATGTATTGTTTGAATTTCCTTTTGTGGATTACCTAAATGATTTACTAATTTAATCGTATTAGATAAATCTGCTTTGTAAGCTACCGCTCCCTTTTGTTGATACATTGGAAGCTGAGCATACATCCATTCTAATGTTTCTTGATATGTCATATCTACAAAAAAAATAGGACCTAAGATCCTACTTTAAAATTAATAACTATAAAACCTATTTGAATATTAGGTGCTTTATCATCTGATTTCCATCTAAATGTTTTAGCTGTTGCAATTGCTGCGTCAGTTAAACATTTAGCCGAGTTAGTTGTACCACGTGTATGTTGAGCAGAAACCACTTTTCCTGATTTATCTACTCTAATTTCCACCACTACTGTACCAACTTCATTACAATCGGGTACTACTGATCCACGTGAAGCTAATGATCTTCCGTTTAGTCCCCAACTTGTACCACCTCCAGCACCTTGTCCTTTTCCATTTCCATAAGTAGAATTAGAGTACATATCTCCATCCAACTTACCTTGGTCTCCGTTTACAGAAGAATCCCCTTGTCCTTGAGATTTCTCTCCCGTACTCTTTGGACCATTAATCAAACTGGCTAATGCGTCAGTTGTACTTTGACTCGGTTTAGGGTCTGGTTTTTTCACTGGTACCTCAGCTTTTACAACCTCTTTTGGCTTAGGTGTTTCTTCTACTTTTTTAACCACAGGCACATCAACCTTATTTTGTGTAACTACTGGTTCTACCTTTGGTGTTTCCACTTTAGGAGCAACCTCTGGTTCGGGTTGCATTTCAATAGTTTCTTTTGGCTGAACATCACCTTTTCCTTTGTCTGTATTACCAAAGTTAATAGCTATTTCACCCCCTGTCAAAACTGTCTCTTGAACAGGAGTCATTATTTTGTAAAAGAAAAACAGCAAAAAAAGAATTACAAAAACAGTAGATGTAACTGCAAAAGCTTTCTTTTCACTATCTGTTTCTAATATCTTCATACCTTATTTTGGCTCTACAGCCAATACAATTTTATAATTATTTCGATAAGCAATATCCATCACAAATACAGCATCTTCAACAGGTACACCTTTAGCCACGTGCAAAACCACATTCGGTTCTTCTTGATTAGCTAATTTCTGTTTTAACCCTTCTTCTAATCCTTCTGATGGAAATTGGTCTTGATCTATAAAATAATTAGATTGATTATCTATACTAATCGCTACTGTTTCAACTGAATCTGACTTACCATCAGAATTTGGCAATACCAAATCTAAAGCGTTCGTCGTTGTCATCGTTGTAATTGCTACCATAAAGAAAATAAGTAACAAAAACACAATATCAGTCATCGACGACATATTAAACTCTGCCGAAACTCTATTTCTTCCTCTGATATTCATTAGGCAGGCTCATTTAATAAATCTAAAAACTCAACTGCGTTTGCTTCTAATTGGTGAACAATTTTATCGATTTTACTTACTAAGTGATTGTACCCAACATAAGCAATAATACCAACGATTAAACCAAATACTGTAGTCATCATCGCAGTATAAATACCCTCTGCTAATACACTCATATCTATACGAGCTGAACTTGCAGTTGACATTTCGTGAAACGCCATAACCATACCTACTACTGTTCCTAAGAAACCTGTCATTGGTCCTGCTCCAGATAAAGTAGCTAATAAGTTAATGTTCTTCTCCATTTTGTAAACCTCTAATTTACCTGCATTCTCAATAGCAATATTGATGTCTTGTAATGGCTTACCAATTCTTGAAATCCCTTTTCCTACTAATCTTGCAACAGGAGTATCTGTATGAGCACAAAGCACTTTTGCTTGGTCAATTTTACCTTGAGATAAAAATAATTTGATTTGACTCATAAAGCTTTCATCTACTTTAGATGCTTTTTTGATAGCAAAAAATCTCTCTAAATATAAGTACAAAGCCATAAACAACATAATGAAAATAACAACCATAATAGATTGTCCGATGATTCCACCACTAAAGATGATGTCGCTTAATGCTAACTCTTTGTTTACTGCACCTTCTGTTTTTTCAATTGCCTCAGTTAAGTTTTGAGCAACTGCTGTAGTATCCACTTGTAAGAAATGAAACATAAATAATTCGTGTTTTTAATTTTAATGTCAATGTTGAAATTCGCCCATATTATAGCTTATCTATTTAAGTGATAAGACTACTATACTATCATAAACGATAAAAAAGCGATTTTAATATCTAACCTGATAAAAAATAACACTTTAGTACCCCAATAAATAGTCGCAATATGACGCTGAAATAAAGTCCAAATATAGAATGTTTTTTAAAGATTTTTCTCATTCTACACCCTATTTTTTACACATCAACCATAAAGTATATAATTTTCTTAACATATGATAGCTATTATGCTATTTTGTCAAGAGATTAATTTAACAATTCAATAACTCGCTAATCGT contains these protein-coding regions:
- a CDS encoding bifunctional folylpolyglutamate synthase/dihydrofolate synthase, which gives rise to MTYQETLEWMYAQLPMYQQKGAVAYKADLSNTIKLVNHLGNPQKEIQTIHIAGTNGKGSTSSMVASILQEAGYKVGLYTSPHLKDFRERIKINGEEISEAFVVDFIAKNKPFFEQESLSFFEMTVGMSFEYFKNEQVDIAVIEVGMGGRLDATNIIEPLVSVITNIGKDHTAFLGSTLSAIAGEKAGIIKPNTPVVIGEYTEETKPVFVAKAATSNAPIYFAQETYANNVLTSDLKGDYQKSNIRTVLQSIELLQKHYTITQENIERGLLNVVKNTNLQGRWQVLGSNPKIITDTAHNSHGLTIVMNQLKQEKFEQLYIVFGVVNDKDLDSILPLLPKEAKYFFAKPNNSRGLDAEVLAAKAGEFKLYGKVCGSIPDAYAEAKSVATSEDLIYVGGSTFVVAEIL
- a CDS encoding energy transducer TonB translates to MKILETDSEKKAFAVTSTVFVILFLLFFFYKIMTPVQETVLTGGEIAINFGNTDKGKGDVQPKETIEMQPEPEVAPKVETPKVEPVVTQNKVDVPVVKKVEETPKPKEVVKAEVPVKKPDPKPSQSTTDALASLINGPKSTGEKSQGQGDSSVNGDQGKLDGDMYSNSTYGNGKGQGAGGGTSWGLNGRSLASRGSVVPDCNEVGTVVVEIRVDKSGKVVSAQHTRGTTNSAKCLTDAAIATAKTFRWKSDDKAPNIQIGFIVINFKVGS
- a CDS encoding ExbD/TolR family protein, with the translated sequence MNIRGRNRVSAEFNMSSMTDIVFLLLIFFMVAITTMTTTNALDLVLPNSDGKSDSVETVAISIDNQSNYFIDQDQFPSEGLEEGLKQKLANQEEPNVVLHVAKGVPVEDAVFVMDIAYRNNYKIVLAVEPK
- a CDS encoding MotA/TolQ/ExbB proton channel family protein, translated to MFHFLQVDTTAVAQNLTEAIEKTEGAVNKELALSDIIFSGGIIGQSIMVVIFIMLFMALYLYLERFFAIKKASKVDESFMSQIKLFLSQGKIDQAKVLCAHTDTPVARLVGKGISRIGKPLQDINIAIENAGKLEVYKMEKNINLLATLSGAGPMTGFLGTVVGMVMAFHEMSTASSARIDMSVLAEGIYTAMMTTVFGLIVGIIAYVGYNHLVSKIDKIVHQLEANAVEFLDLLNEPA